Proteins encoded in a region of the Corynebacterium breve genome:
- a CDS encoding DUF4244 domain-containing protein: protein MTAFLFRLQTRINDLTSNDRGMSTIEYAMGSLAAAALAAVLYMVINGEGVVSAIEGIITDALSNTPN from the coding sequence ATGACCGCTTTTCTCTTCCGTCTTCAGACTAGAATCAATGACCTGACCAGCAATGACCGCGGGATGTCAACAATCGAATACGCGATGGGTTCGTTGGCCGCAGCCGCCCTCGCCGCCGTGTTGTACATGGTGATCAACGGCGAGGGTGTGGTCAGTGCGATCGAAGGCATCATCACTGACGCGCTTTCCAACACACCGAACTAG
- a CDS encoding type II secretion system F family protein, with amino-acid sequence MTTFIAAALGIAVPPVPPGKRILPRVGSSTSKERLVVFLPVLLVFLIVSDQATIVLACVIVGGTALYIVDSSIAQREEEREREVIAHFLGHMLTDLRAGATPAHAVAHAIEHIPTDAPNELRQVLNNAHSQLARGGGAAEALQEAASTHLRELGAVWALSDTRGIPMADLLEKSRDRIDATTRRASQVKAALTGPKTTATVLAALPFAGIGMGAMMGASPLTFLTTTGLGNALFLAGTALTSGGILVSHAIIQKAAT; translated from the coding sequence ATGACGACCTTCATCGCTGCAGCGTTGGGCATTGCAGTGCCACCGGTTCCTCCGGGAAAGAGGATTCTGCCCCGGGTGGGCTCGTCGACAAGCAAAGAACGACTGGTGGTGTTTCTACCTGTACTCCTAGTCTTCTTGATCGTGTCCGACCAGGCCACTATTGTTCTCGCCTGCGTTATCGTTGGGGGTACCGCCCTGTATATCGTGGATAGCTCGATAGCTCAGCGCGAAGAGGAGCGAGAACGAGAGGTAATCGCTCACTTCCTGGGACACATGCTCACTGATCTGCGCGCGGGTGCCACACCGGCCCACGCGGTGGCCCACGCGATCGAACACATCCCCACCGATGCGCCGAACGAACTGCGGCAGGTGCTTAACAACGCACACAGTCAACTCGCACGTGGAGGCGGGGCTGCTGAAGCGCTCCAGGAAGCAGCGAGCACGCACCTGCGAGAACTAGGCGCCGTCTGGGCCCTGTCTGACACACGCGGCATCCCCATGGCCGATCTGTTGGAAAAATCACGCGATCGCATCGATGCGACCACTCGGCGCGCTTCTCAAGTCAAAGCCGCTCTGACCGGACCGAAGACGACGGCGACTGTTCTTGCAGCGCTTCCCTTTGCAGGGATCGGAATGGGGGCCATGATGGGAGCCTCTCCATTGACGTTTCTCACAACGACCGGGCTGGGCAACGCATTGTTTCTTGCCGGCACAGCATTGACCAGCGGCGGGATTCTGGTTTCCCACGCGATCATCCAGAAGGCGGCGACATGA
- a CDS encoding type II secretion system F family protein: protein MISTVSLACLAAAVALGPARPHHRIGRAEKPRSRTKNPRDGPLDSLRIAADIDLFAACLRAGVSHDSAAAAVASTYDGGGQGDTDSHIGQRWSSVVALNAVGVEPERAWEEMVDLPGLSEVADLVALSSRTGSSLAAGCERIAEALREESADKATAQAERAGVLISIPLALCFLPAFFILGLAPVVISLGMELLPQ, encoded by the coding sequence ATGATCAGCACGGTTTCTCTTGCCTGCTTGGCAGCGGCGGTGGCGCTTGGCCCAGCTCGACCGCATCATCGCATCGGCAGGGCTGAAAAACCGAGGTCAAGAACAAAGAATCCGAGGGACGGGCCGCTTGACTCCCTGCGGATTGCGGCTGACATCGACTTATTTGCCGCGTGTCTTCGCGCCGGTGTATCTCACGACAGTGCCGCTGCTGCCGTCGCCTCGACATATGACGGCGGTGGACAGGGGGATACCGATTCGCACATCGGGCAGCGCTGGAGCTCGGTGGTGGCCTTGAACGCCGTGGGGGTCGAACCCGAGCGCGCCTGGGAGGAGATGGTGGACCTACCAGGACTTTCGGAAGTCGCTGACCTTGTTGCGCTCTCCAGCCGCACCGGATCGTCACTGGCCGCAGGATGCGAACGCATTGCTGAGGCGCTGCGAGAAGAATCCGCCGACAAAGCCACTGCACAAGCGGAACGAGCTGGCGTGCTGATCAGTATCCCGCTCGCGCTGTGCTTTCTACCAGCATTTTTCATCCTTGGACTCGCCCCGGTTGTGATCAGCCTGGGCATGGAACTACTACCTCAATGA
- a CDS encoding TadA family conjugal transfer-associated ATPase, whose amino-acid sequence MPVEPAVLEKIQRRVAENPELENPARLASVIREEAVVISDLDVLEVMRTLRHNSTGAGPLDVLFGREAVTDICVNGPEEVFVDQGKGLEHTDVRFRSVEDIRKLASRLASQCGRRLDDAQPFFDGHITRPDGTTIRIHAVLSPPATGSVCLSLRVLRSRVTSLDQLVAGGALPEEQANLLRQMIACRRSFLVVGGTGSGKTTMLGALLGEVKETERIIALEDTHELSPPHPHVLNLMTRTANTEGIGAISMSDLLKQALRMRPDRIVVGEIRGAEVVDLLAALNTGHEGGAGTVHANSIAEVPARLEALAALGGLDSRALHTQLAAAVDVVIVMRRDPEGRRIVHQIGLLDGNPVEAIVGWDSTTGPTEHYRRLSEVMSG is encoded by the coding sequence ATGCCCGTTGAACCCGCCGTGCTTGAGAAAATTCAGCGCCGTGTTGCGGAAAACCCCGAACTAGAAAACCCGGCGCGCCTCGCCAGCGTGATCCGCGAGGAAGCCGTTGTGATCAGTGACCTCGATGTGCTGGAAGTGATGCGCACCCTGCGACACAACTCGACCGGCGCTGGCCCTCTCGATGTGCTTTTCGGACGTGAAGCCGTCACCGATATCTGTGTCAACGGGCCAGAGGAAGTATTCGTCGACCAAGGCAAGGGGCTCGAGCACACCGATGTGCGGTTTCGTTCAGTGGAAGACATCCGCAAACTGGCATCCCGGCTGGCATCGCAGTGCGGGCGCAGACTCGACGATGCACAGCCGTTCTTTGACGGACACATCACACGCCCCGACGGCACCACGATCCGCATCCATGCCGTGCTTTCCCCGCCAGCGACGGGCTCGGTCTGCTTGTCCCTGCGTGTCCTGCGCAGCCGAGTCACATCGTTGGATCAGCTAGTTGCCGGCGGCGCTCTACCCGAGGAGCAAGCCAACCTTCTACGCCAAATGATTGCTTGCCGACGATCCTTCCTCGTCGTCGGCGGAACCGGTTCCGGAAAAACCACCATGCTCGGTGCACTGCTGGGTGAGGTCAAGGAGACGGAGCGAATTATCGCATTGGAGGACACTCACGAACTATCGCCCCCTCATCCCCACGTACTCAACCTGATGACCAGGACGGCAAATACTGAAGGCATCGGTGCAATTAGCATGAGCGATTTGTTGAAGCAGGCTCTAAGAATGCGACCGGATCGGATCGTCGTGGGAGAAATCCGCGGAGCCGAGGTGGTTGATCTTCTTGCGGCGCTCAACACCGGTCACGAAGGTGGCGCGGGAACAGTGCACGCAAATTCTATCGCCGAGGTCCCCGCCCGATTGGAAGCCCTGGCTGCTCTTGGGGGGCTTGATAGTCGGGCGCTCCATACTCAGCTGGCCGCCGCTGTAGACGTTGTGATTGTGATGAGGCGAGACCCCGAAGGGAGGCGGATCGTTCACCAGATCGGTCTGCTCGATGGGAACCCCGTGGAAGCGATAGTCGGCTGGGACTCCACTACCGGTCCCACCGAACATTACCGGCGACTGAGCGAGGTGATGAGCGGATGA
- a CDS encoding Rv3654c family TadE-like protein has product MNGTHLLYDDRGYATVTSAGIIAAVVTLLAAVAGVVQHQIGIHRAQLAADLSAVAAATALYEGFDACAVAADTAGLNNSQLLECAVVDSDVVVQVAAGSAHQTSRAGPL; this is encoded by the coding sequence ATGAATGGCACGCACTTGCTTTACGACGACCGCGGCTACGCAACGGTGACCTCCGCCGGGATCATCGCTGCAGTGGTGACCTTGCTGGCTGCGGTCGCCGGTGTAGTGCAGCACCAGATCGGTATTCATCGGGCGCAACTTGCAGCCGATCTTTCTGCAGTTGCAGCTGCGACGGCGCTGTACGAGGGCTTTGATGCGTGCGCGGTGGCTGCAGACACAGCCGGGCTGAATAACTCGCAACTATTAGAGTGCGCGGTTGTGGACAGCGACGTTGTCGTCCAGGTGGCAGCGGGATCGGCACACCAGACCTCCCGGGCCGGGCCTCTTTAG